One window of the Acaryochloris sp. CCMEE 5410 genome contains the following:
- a CDS encoding phosphoadenylyl-sulfate reductase yields the protein MVQAINTVNSPVDVPSALTNLPQDNPQEILSFALKKFDNIAIAFSGAEDVVLIDMAAKIRPDVSVFCLDTGRLHPETYRFIEQVRKRYKLNIELLFPDPAQVEALVREKGLFSFYKDGHKECCSIRKVRPLRRKLSSLDAWITGQRQDQSQTRSNLPVMQVDTAFSSDDHTLIKFNPLSNWTSDQVWQYIDKNEVPFNPLHSQGFVSIGCAPCTRSTLPHQHERQGRWWWENPDDKECGLHASNTTTQK from the coding sequence ATGGTTCAAGCGATCAATACTGTCAATTCCCCTGTTGATGTTCCGAGTGCACTCACAAATCTACCTCAGGATAATCCCCAAGAAATCCTCAGTTTTGCACTTAAAAAATTCGACAATATTGCCATTGCTTTTAGTGGTGCCGAAGATGTGGTTTTGATTGATATGGCTGCCAAAATTCGGCCAGATGTGAGTGTTTTCTGCCTCGATACTGGACGTTTGCACCCCGAAACCTATCGGTTTATTGAGCAAGTGAGAAAGCGTTACAAGCTTAATATTGAGCTATTGTTTCCTGATCCAGCTCAAGTAGAAGCGCTAGTCCGAGAAAAAGGGCTATTCAGTTTCTATAAAGATGGTCATAAAGAGTGCTGCAGCATCCGCAAAGTTCGACCTTTGCGTCGCAAGTTGTCCTCTCTAGATGCATGGATTACGGGACAGCGCCAGGATCAAAGCCAGACCCGTTCCAATTTACCCGTCATGCAAGTGGATACCGCCTTCTCCAGCGATGACCACACCTTAATCAAGTTCAACCCGCTATCCAACTGGACTTCAGATCAAGTGTGGCAATATATCGATAAAAATGAGGTGCCCTTCAATCCCTTACACTCCCAAGGGTTTGTTAGTATTGGCTGTGCTCCTTGTACCCGCTCCACATTGCCTCATCAACACGAACGCCAAGGTCGCTGGTGGTGGGAAAATCCTGACGACAAAGAATGTGGTTTACACGCCAGTAACACCACTACTCAGAAGTAA